A stretch of Planococcus citri chromosome 5, ihPlaCitr1.1, whole genome shotgun sequence DNA encodes these proteins:
- the LOC135846294 gene encoding TELO2-interacting protein 2-like — translation MYHDFYSLLCCKVVSRISRSNKCIIDEYSASKLNHSTMHIDTPNNPIHECNKPAIPSSEEWNQLKYEIENSFIPKNTIIESRPFEVDDFIGVLDNVKSCFEKLTIFSLIPPEDLSASSRNRYECISYAIIFCGEHSSKNVWTDDDCMAASRTTLKTIMSACLCETLNDYMIKVDQRETLHGVNLLSFILPKLSKEEWQYYPSITCCFTWLLSHIELPFMKHFIQIALPISLNILEDYATSSKQIGLKCLYQILTNISATELQWHIQLELLQNMLKRYLYFRECELILLVISCALDVAEKSQPNMKHTGVSLQWSFYDEILNIALPLMEFEQNIEIRQLYGDCLCLIAKSANVSAIRWLPRFLRIIEDYSKTDITEKHAMLALNLCLRWCWPVADQHWRRINVIAGRIIFNSENTEAIRKAEICIRSLKDIAPKDAAILDVEAIRSKKKESNF, via the exons ATGTATCATGATTTTTATTCCCTTTTGTGCTGTAAAGTAGTTTCAAGAATTAGTCGTTCAAATAAATGCATAATCGATGAATATTCTGCATCAAAATTGAACCATTCCACAATGCACATAGATACTCCGAACAATCCCATACACGAGTGCAATAAGCCGGCAATACCCTCTTCAGAAGAATGGAACCAGTTGAAGTACGAAATAGAGAATTCTTTCATTCCGAAGAATACGATAATTGAATCGAGACCATTCGAAGTGGACGATTTCATCGGTGTACTGGATAATGTAAAGTCGTGCTTTGAAAAGCTCACTATATTCTCACTGATACCTCCAGAGGATCTTTCCGCATCTTCGAGAAATCGTTACGAATGTATTAGTTATGCTATAATATTTTGTGGAGAGCATTCTTCAAAGAACGTGTGGACTGATGATGATTGTATGGCTGCATCTCGAACAACTTTAAAAACAATAATGTCTGCTTGTTTGTGTGAGACATTGAACGATTATATGATTAAAGTAGATCAACGAGAAACACTCCATGGCGTTAATTTATTAAGTTTTATTCTGCCTAAATTATCGAAAGAAGAATGGCAATATTATCCTTCTATTACATGTTGCTTTACTTGGCTTCTGAGCCATATTGAG ttacCTTTTATGAAACATTTCATTCAGATTGCCTTACCAATATCTTTGAATATTTTAGAAGATTATGCCACCTCTAGCAAGCAAATAGGTCTGAAATGCTTGTACCAAATCTTGACAAATATT TCTGCAACGGAATTACAGTGGCATATTCAACTGGAATTATTACAAAATATGCTCAAAAGATATCTGTATTTCAGAGAATGCGAATTAATTCTTCTCGTAATAAGCTGTGCTTTAGACGTCGCCGAGAAATCTCAACCAAATATGAAGCATACCGGTGTTAGTTTACAG TGGTCATTTTACGACGAAATACTCAATATCGCTCTTCCTTTGATGGAATTCGAACAAAACATAGAAATAAGACAACTGTACGGAGATTGCTTGTGTTTAATTGCTAAATCAGCCAACGTTTCGGCTATCAGATGGCTACCGAGATTTTTAAGAATTATAGAAGACTACAGTAAAACCGATATCACTGAAAAACACGCTATGCTG GCTTTGAATTTATGCCTTCGTTGGTGCTGGCCAGTTGCAGACCAACACTGGAGAAGGATTAACGTAATTGCTggaagaataattttcaattcagaaaacaCCGAAGCTAttagaaaagctgaaatttgtattcgttCTTTGAAAGATATTGCACCGAAGGATGCTGCTATTTTGGACGTAGAAGCaataagaagtaaaaaaaaagaaagtaatttTTAG
- the LOC135846828 gene encoding double-strand-break repair protein rad21 homolog: MFYSDFVLSKKGPLARIWLAAHWDKKLTKAQIFETNIESSIERILRPKVKLALRTSGHLMLGVVRIYSRKTKYLLADCNEAFVKIKMAFRPGMVDLPEDHREAAVNAVTLPEVFHDFDSAMPDLNDVDIEAQFTLNQSRADEITMREDYGTVAPISTEDGFGNDFDPSIRESMGVGFEQSLQHESLFGESIGDMVKHKGGPSTLDVEVALGGAVPMDIDITISHKDAYDVAGGLFSGGLFEDTPMPPPPVIDNSLQSHDALHADGAIPSTSKHSPFGSPMIQRNDGPGPSSLRINDDDDFDDDRFMASPPGGSSDGSRPPSPIPAAQPLDGGVPGAELDKPATVDDQLLGSAEGAQAVPTSIESQIAQEAEQDKETEQNENNQNAEQTTLLQNEEESFALAPVDASALRGLPKTKRKRKLIVDEVKNISGEEMKAQLSDTSDIVITLDLAPPTKRLMHWKETGGVEKLFALPGKGIPSTTLFKNYQRHLTSRAAPNDEPEDHAVPEANQETDGMAPPLQPAQTNRRGRKRKQPVTDEEPVAPIDPLTAQEINKKSKMSPVPNEGAPDLDQSIRLPTITEESLNEEMPPPSVTLPGQMENMIGAGEIPEVPHQMQDPMLPAPPAYPGTPQPYSDLQSQLPDIPQFPETPQQQLDNILPPLSVPPPLSEHDISNAPLENDASINNHPGMENMGYDEREDLQNQMQNANLFPFNNDDNEHAPITPGLNAAGGATPWHDNAAGGATPWHETDYDNPASIGPMEERGVDETVEQFEERLLNKRAGHLYSTIRMRISTGVNTSFNDLIVANPKKQVAQKFYSLLVLKKHRVLELMQNEPYGNILLTQGPNFDDPKL, from the exons ATGTTCTATTCGGATTTTGTACTATCGAAGAAAGGGCCGTTAGCCAGGATTTGGCTAGCAGCCCATTGGGATAAAAAACTGACcaaagctcaaatttttgaaacaaatatcGAATCATCTATCGAAAGAATCTTGAGACCAAAG GTCAAGCTAGCGTTAAGAACGTCTGGACATTTGATGTTGGGCGTTGTTCGGATCTATTCTAGAAAAACCAAGTATCTGTTAGCCGATTGTAATGAAGCCTTCGTCAAAATCAAGATGGCATTCCGGCCTGGTATGGTGGATTTGCCGGAAGATCACAGGGAAGCAGCCGTTAACGCTGTTACGTTACCGGAAGTGTTCCACGATTTCGATTCGGCTATGCCAGATCTAAA TGATGTGGATATCGAAGCTCAGTTCACATTGAATCAATCACGAGCTGATGAAATTACTATGCGAGAAGATTACGGTACCGTAGCTCCCATATCGACTGAAGACGGTTTCGGCAATGATTTCGATCCATCTATACGTGAATCGATGGGTGTTGGATTTGAACAATCGTTGCAACAT GAAAGCTTATTCGGTGAAAGTATAGGCGACATGGTTAAGCATAAGGGAGGTCCGTCTACATTAGATGTCGAAGTAGCTTTAGGAGGTGCTGTACCGATGGACATAGATATTACAATTTCGCATAAAGATGCATACGACGTAGCTG gaGGTTTATTCAGCGGAGGTCTCTTCGAAGATACGCCTATGCCACCTCCTCCAGTTATTGATAATTCGTTACAGAGTCACGATGCCTTACACGCTGATGGAGCGATACCTTCGACGTCGAAACATTCACCATTTGGCTCGCCGATGATACAACGAAATGATGGACCAGGTCCATCTTCGTTGCGcatcaatgatgatgatgatttcgaTGACGATCGTTTTATGGCTAGTCCCCCTGGTGGCAG CTCTGACGGATCTCGACCACCTTCGCCGATTCCCGCCGCGCAGCCACTAGACGGAGGCGTTCCAGGAGCTGAACTAGATAAGCCAGCTACTGTCGATGACCAATTACTTGGCTCAGCTGAAGGAGCCCAGGCAGTACCTACTTCTATTGAATCTCAAATCGCACAGGAAGCGGAACAAGATAAAGAAactgaacaaaatgaaaataatcaaaacgcCGAACAAACAACTTTACTACAAAACGAAGAAGAAAGTTTTGCTTTAGCTCCGGTCGACGCATCTGCTTTGAGAG gattaCCTAAGACTAAAAGAAAACGTAAACTTATCGTCGACGAAGTTAAAAATATATCGGGAGAAGAAATGAAAGCACAGCTGAGCGATACTAGTGATATTGTGATCACTTTGGATCTCGCTCCGCCTACCAAAAGACTAATGCACTGGAAAGAAACCGGTGGCGTTGAAAAACTGTTCGCTTTGCCTGGAAAAGGCATCCCTTCTACTACCTTATTCAAG aaTTATCAACGACATCTGACATCTCGAGCTGCACCCAACGATGAACCAGAAGATCACGCTGTTCCTGAAGCTAATCAAGAAACCGATGGAATGGCACCCCCACTTCAACCGGCTCAAACTAATCGTCGTGGAAGGAAACGTAAACAACCTGTCACCGATGAAGAACCAGTTGCTCCAATCGATCCGCTCACAGCTCAA gaaataaataaaaaatcaaaaatgtctcCGGTACCGAACGAAGGTGCTCCTGATCTCGATCAATCAATCCGTTTACCTACGATCACCGAAGAATCACTGAATGAAGAAATGCCACCTCCTTCGGTCACATTACCAGGACAAATGGAGAACATGATCGGAGCTGGTGAAATACCAGAAGTGCCTCATCAAATGCAGGATCCTATGTTACCTGCACCTCCAGCGTATCCCGGAACACCCCAACCGTATTCCGATTTACAGTCTCAGTTGCCAGATATTCCTCAATTTCCCGAAACGCCGCAGCAACAGTTGGATAATATATTACCACCTTTGTCCGTTCCACCGCCCTTATCTGAGCATGATATCTCAAACGCACCTCTCGAG aaTGATGCTTCAATTAATAATCACCCGGGAATGGAGAATATGGGATACGATGAAAGAGAAGATTTACAAAATCAG ATGCAGAATGCGAATCTGTTTCCATTTAATAACGATGATAACGAACATGCTCCTATTACTCCTGGTTTGAATGCTGCTGGTGGAGCTACTCCTTGGCATGATAATGCTGCTGGTGGAGCTACTCCATGGCATGAAACCGATTATGATAATCCTGCTTCGATCGGTCCA ATGGAAGAACGTGGTGTTGACGAAACAGTCGAACAATTCGAAGAAAGGTTACTAAACAAACGAGCCGGACATTTGTACAGTACGATTAGAATGAGAATTTCAACTGGTGTAAACACCTCGTTTAATGATTTAATCGTAGCCAATCCTAAAAAACAA GTCGCGCAAAAGTTTTACTCTttattggttttgaaaaaacacaggGTTTTAGAATTGATGCAGAACGAACCGTACGGAAATATATTGTTGACCCAAGGACCAAATTTCGACGATCCAAAGTTATGA